Proteins from one Setaria italica strain Yugu1 chromosome V, Setaria_italica_v2.0, whole genome shotgun sequence genomic window:
- the LOC101775981 gene encoding receptor-like protein kinase HSL1 translates to MEAPWRSPHLLGLVLALLPSCCLLTRAAAQDDAWLLLEIKRAWGDPPVLAGWNASAAGAHCAWPYVACDTAGRVVNLTLASANVAGPFPDAVGGLTGLTYLDVSSNNITGVFPTTLYRCSALQYLDLSWNHLGGELPADTGSRLGTNLTTLVLSGNRFNGTIPASLSSLRNLQNLKLDDNKLIGTVPAELGKLTRLQTLWLAYNLFDAGELPASFKNLTNMTSLWATQCKLVGDFPRFVADMPELEVLDLSINTLTGSIPPWIWSLEKLQSFAVYRNNLTGDLVVNDFAAMGLTLIDVSENYKLTGVIPEVFGHLENLTTLSLFSNNFSGEIPASIGRLPSLSVLRLYSNRFTGILPPELGKHSTFTYMEVDDNELIGTIPEGLCARGQFTTLTAQGNHLNGSIPEALANCTSLRGLALNDNQLIGTIPEGICAGGQFRTLHAKGNHLNGSIPEALVKCTSLRGLVLDDNQLSGEVPWALLTTGIITLSLHNNRLTGRL, encoded by the coding sequence ATGGAGGCACCATGGCGCTCCCCGCATCTCCTCGGCCTCGTGCTCGCACTACTTCCCAGCTGCTGCCTCCTGAcccgcgcggccgcgcaggATGACGCGTGGCTGCTGCTCGAGATCAAGCGCGCGTGGGGCGACCCGCCCGTGCTGGCCGGGTGGAACGCCTCGGCCGCGGGCGCGCACTGCGCGTGGCCGTACGTGGCGTGCGACACGGCCGGGCGTGTCGTGAACCTGACACTCGCCAGCGCCAACGTCGCGGGGCCCTTCCCGGACGCCGTCGGTGGCCTCACCGGCCTCACGTACCTCGACGTCTCTAGCAACAACATCACCGGCGTGTTCCCCACCACGCTCTACCGCTGCTCTGCGCTTCAGTACCTCGACCTGTCCTGGAACCATCTTGGCGGAGAGCTCCCCGCGGACACCGGCTCCCGCCTGGGGACGAACCTGACCACGCTGGTGCTCAGCGGAAACAGGTTCAACGGCACAATCCCAGCGTCGCTCTCCAGCCTCCGGAATCTCCAGAATCTCAAGCTGGACGACAACAAACTCATTGGCACCGTCCCAGCGGAGCTCGGCAAGCTGACGAGGCTTCAGACGCTATGGTTGGCGTACAACCTGTTCGACGCGGGGGAGCTGCCGGCCTCATTTAAGAACCTGACCAACATGACTAGTCTCTGGGCAACGCAGTGCAAGCTCGTCGGTGACTTCCCGAGGTTTGTCGCGGACATGCCGGAGTTGGAGGTGCTGGACCTGTCCATCAACACGCTGACCGGAAGCATACCTCCGTGGATTTGGAGCCTCGAGAAATTGCAATCCTTTGCAGTTTACAGGaacaacctcaccggcgacTTGGTGGTTAATGACTTCGCCGCTATGGGCTTAACATTAATCGATGTTTCAGAGAATTATAAGCTTACTGGAGTTATCCCGGAAGTCTTTGGGCACTTGGAGAACCTCACAACATTGTCCCTCTTCAGCAACAACTTCTCCGGCGAGATACCAGCCAGCATCGGCCGGCTGCCATCATTATCGGTATTGAGGCTTTATAGTAACAGGTTTACTGGTATTCTCCCGCCAGAACTTGGGAAGCACTCGACCTTTACTTATATGGAGGTTGACGACAATGAGCTAATTGGCACAATTCCAGAAGGGCTATGTGCCAGAGGCCAGTTCACGACGCTCACTGCCCAGGGCAACCACTTGAACGGATCCATCCCGGAAGCCCTGGCCAACTGCACCAGTCTGCGCGGCCTGGCGCTAAACGATAACCAGCTAATTGGCACAATTCCAGAAGGGATATGTGCCGGAGGCCAGTTCAGGACTCTCCATGCTAAGGGCAACCACTTGAACGGATCCATCCCGGAAGCCCTGGTCAAGTGCACCAGTCTGCGCGGCCTGGTGCTAGACGATAACCAGCTCTCTGGCGAGGTGCCCTGGGCTCTATTGACGACAGGGATTATAACCTTGTCCCTCCACAATAACAGGCTCACCGGAAGACTGTAA